A single Thermococcus celericrescens DNA region contains:
- a CDS encoding respiratory chain complex I subunit 1 family protein codes for MNAQDAAPIIVPLMVPFIDGVARKVRAVIQKRVGPSIVQSWYDLLSFLRIECNSPVDSLTFRLAPYIAFASAIGMLLFLPFGEKAPFGFEGDVIAFIYVFTMFSAAVVMGALNVPSSYTSAGAGREVTMSIVFKPLFAVVIGIFAMKTGALTIEGMTSALKPSISVLGAYLLLIYLTYVEAGFVPYDIAEAETELLGGPLAEYSGRLFAIMLWAFQIKRFAMIWLLASMLVLPFVSGSTVLLFQCGAFALLFLGMVVYEAMSARYRIDQAVRNGAMALTLGIFFLLVGWMGW; via the coding sequence ATGAACGCTCAGGACGCCGCCCCAATCATCGTGCCTCTGATGGTCCCTTTCATTGATGGGGTTGCAAGAAAGGTCCGAGCAGTGATTCAGAAGCGTGTCGGCCCATCGATTGTCCAGAGCTGGTACGACCTGCTGAGCTTTTTGAGGATAGAATGTAACTCCCCCGTGGATTCCCTGACATTCAGACTGGCCCCCTACATCGCCTTTGCGAGCGCCATAGGGATGCTCCTGTTCCTGCCCTTTGGAGAAAAGGCACCCTTCGGATTCGAAGGGGACGTCATAGCCTTTATCTACGTCTTCACGATGTTCTCAGCCGCTGTCGTGATGGGGGCTCTGAACGTTCCCAGCTCCTACACATCTGCCGGTGCCGGCAGGGAGGTCACGATGTCCATAGTGTTCAAACCGCTTTTCGCGGTTGTTATTGGAATATTCGCGATGAAAACCGGTGCTTTAACCATAGAGGGCATGACGTCAGCATTAAAACCCTCAATATCAGTACTCGGCGCATACCTTCTGCTGATTTATCTGACGTACGTTGAGGCTGGTTTCGTGCCGTATGACATAGCCGAAGCGGAAACGGAGCTCCTCGGTGGTCCCCTTGCTGAGTACAGCGGAAGACTGTTTGCAATTATGTTGTGGGCGTTCCAGATAAAGCGGTTCGCCATGATATGGTTGCTGGCGTCAATGCTCGTCCTTCCATTCGTGAGCGGTAGTACTGTGTTACTGTTCCAGTGCGGTGCGTTTGCACTCCTTTTCCTTGGAATGGTCGTGTATGAGGCGATGAGCGCCCGTTACCGCATCGATCAGGCCGTTAGAAATGGGGCCATGGCCTTGACCCTCGGAATTTTCTTCCTGCTCGTTGGATGGATGGGGTGGTAA